The proteins below are encoded in one region of Saccopteryx leptura isolate mSacLep1 chromosome 1, mSacLep1_pri_phased_curated, whole genome shotgun sequence:
- the PCNX3 gene encoding pecanex-like protein 3 isoform X3, giving the protein MGSQVLQILRQGVWASLTGGWFFDPHQSTFSNCFHLYVWIFLLTFPFLLYMVLPPSLMVAGVYCLVVAVIFTTIKTVNYRLHAMFDQGEIVEKRNSTMGEQEEEPAQGDGNLLRDPGVEMTVFRKVSSTPPVRCSSQHSLFGFNQVSELLPRMEDSGPFRDIKELVREQGSNNVIVTSADREMLRLSSQEKLIGDLPQTPPGAAPDPSLPSTDSSERSPPAGDGAPWSGSSVADTPMSPLLKGSLSQELSKSFLTLTRPDRALVRTSSRREQCRGVGGYQPLDRRGSGEPVPQKAGSSDSCFSGTDRETLSSFKSEKTNSTHLDSPPGGQAAEGSDTDPPSEAELPASPDAGVPSDDTLRSFDTVIGAGTPPGPAEPLLVVRPKDLALLQPSKRRPPMRRHSPPGRAPRRPLLEGGGFFEDEDTSEGSELSPASSLRSQRRYSTDSSSSSCYSPESSQGAAGGPRKRRAPHGAEEGTAVPPKRPYGTQRTPSTASAKTHARVLSMDGAGGDVLRAPLAGSKAELEAQAGVELAAGEPTVLSAEARRGLAANQPGWRGELQEEGAVGGAAEETGKRDHSSNVRRTQAIRRRHNAGSNPTPPASVMGSPPSLHESQRGRAASHSRALTLPSALHFASSLLLTRAGANVHEACTFDDTSEGAVHYFYDESGVRRSYTFGLAGGGYENPVGQQGEQAANGAWDRHSHSSSFHSADVPEVAGGLNLLQPRPVVLQGMQVRRVPLEIPEFDLLDQDSLHESQEQTLMEEAPPRAQHSYKYWLLPGRWTSVRYERLALLALLDRTRGLLENVLGVGLSSLVAFLGYLLLLKGFFTDIWVFQFCLVIASCQYSLLKSVQPDAASPMHGHNWVIAYSRPVYFCICCLLIWLLDALGSAQPFPPISLYGLTLFSASFFFCARDVATVFTLCFPFVFLLGLLPQVNTCLMYLLEQIDMHGFGGTAATSPLTAVFSLSRSLLAAALLYGFCLGAIKAPWPEQHVPVLFSVFCGLLVALSYHLSRQSSDPTVLWSLIRSKLFPELEERSLETARAEPPDPLPEKMRQSVREVLHSDLVMCVVIAVLTFAISASTVFIALKSVLGFVLYALAGAVGFFTHYLLPQLRKQLPWFCLSQPVLRPLEYSQYEVRGAAQVMWFEKLYAGLQCVERYLIYPAVVLNALTVDAHTVVSHPDKFCLYCRALLMTVAGLKLLRSAFCCPPQQYLTLAFTVLLFHFDYPRLSQGFLLDYFLMSLLCSKLWDLLYKLRFVLTYIAPWQITWGSAFHAFAQPFAVPHSAMLFIQALLSALFSTPLNPLLGSAVFIMSYARPLKFWERDYNTKRVDHSNTRLVTQLDRNPGADDNNLNSIFYEHLTRSLQHTLCGDLVLGRWGNYGPGDCFVLASDYLNALVHLIEVGNGLVTFQLRGLEFRGTYCQQREVEAITEGVEEDEGCCCCEPGHLPRVLSFNAAFGQRWLAWEVTASKYVLEGYSISDNNAASMLQVFDLRKILITYYVKSIIYYVSRSPKLEAWLSHEGISGALQPVRAPGYADSDPTFSLSVDEDYDLRLSGLSLPSFCAVHLEWIQYCASRRSQPVDQDWNSPLVTLCFGLCVLGRRALGTASHSMSASLEPFLYGLHALFKGDFRITSPRDEWVFADMDLLHRVVAPGVRMALKLHQDHFTSPDEYEEPAALYDAIAANEERLVISHEGDPAWRSAILSNTPSLLALRHVLDDASDEYKIIMLNRRHLSFRVIKVNRECVRGLWAGQQQELVFLRNRNPERGSIQNAKQALRNMINSSCDQPLGYPIYVSPLTTSLAGSHPQLRALWGGPISLGAIARWLLHSWERLHKGCGAGCNSGGNVDDSDCGGGGGLTSLNNNPPLAHATPENTAGSGDQSLPPGTGWGPRPSLSSSGDGRPPSLPQWPPPRLPGLPPASPASAEGPRPSRAPGPGLLCSEGPSGKWSLGGRKGLGGSEGEPASGSPKGGTPKSQVPLDLSLSLDISTNTSAPRAAQDTPGLDSSAPESDTPTEAPGDWPAPAEERESPAAQPLLDHQY; this is encoded by the exons ATGGGGTCGCAGGTGTTACAGATCCTGCGCCAGGGGGTGTGGGCCTCGCTCACCGGCGGTTGGTTCTTCGACCCACACCAGAGCACCTTCTCCAACTGCTTCCACCTTTATGTCTGGATCTTCCTGCTCACCTTTCCCTTCTTGCTGTACATG GTCCTGCCCCCCAGCCTGATGGTGGCGGGCGTGTACTGCCTTGTGGTGGCTGTTATCTTTACTACTATCAAGACTGTGAACTATCGGCTGCATGCCATGTTCGACCAGGGCGAGATCGTGGAGAAGCGCAACTCTACCATGGGCGAGCAGGAGGAAGAGCCTGCCCAGGGGGACGGCAATCTGCTCAG GGACCCTGGAGTGGAGATGACAGTGTTTCGGAAAGTGAGTTCCACCCCCCCAGTACGTTGTAGCTCCCAGCATTCCTTGTTTGGCTTCAACCAGGTCTCG GAGTTGCTGCCCCGGATGGAGGACTCTGGGCCTTTCAGAG ACATCAAGGAGCTGGTGCGGGAGCAGGGCAGCAACAACGTGATCGTGACCTCGGCTGATCGAGAGATGCTCAGGCTGAGCTCACAGGAGAAACTGA TTGGAGACCTTCCGCAGACGCCTCCAGGGGCTGCCCCAGACCCCTCTCTCCCCAGCACAGACTCTTCAGAACGTTCTCCTCCGGCTGGAGATGGAGCCCCATGGAGCGGGAGCAGTGTTGCTGACACTCCTATGAGCCCCCTGCTGAAGGGGAGCCTCAGCCAGGAGCTGAGCAAGAGCTTCTTGACCTTGACCCGCCCTGACCGGGCCTTGGTGAGAACCAGCAGTCGACGGGAACAGTGCCGAGGAGTGGGTGGCTACCAGCCCCTGGACCGACGGGGCTCAGGGGAGCCCGTGCCCCAGAAAGCCGGCTCCTCAGATTCCTGCTTTAGTGGCACTGACAGGGAGACGTTGAGCAGCTTCAAGAGTGAGAAGACCAACTCAACCCACCTGGAcagcccccctggtgggcaggctgcTGAAGGCAGTGACACAGACCCACCCTCTGAGGCTGAGCTGCCAGCATCACCAGATGCTGGAGTCCCTTCAGATGACACACTGCGTTCTTTTGACACAGTTATAGGAGCAGGGACGCCCCCAGGCCCTGCTGAGCCACTCCTGGTTGTGCGGCCCAAGGACTTGGCCCTGCTTCAGCCTAGCAAACGGCGGCCGCCCATGCGGAGACACTCGCCCCCTGGTCGTGCCCCTCGGCGGCCCCTGCTGGAAGGCGGGGGCTTCTTTGAGGATGAAGACACCAGCGAGGGCAGTGAACTGAGCCCAGCCTCCAGCCTCCGATCCCAGCGCCGCTATAGTACTGACAGCTCCtcttcttcctgctactcccctgAGAGCTCCCAGGGTGCAGCAGGGGGTCCTCGGAAGAGAAGAGCCCCCCATGGGGCTGAGGAAGGGACTGCTGTGCCCCCCAAGCGGCCCTATGGGACACAGCGGACGCCTAGTACTGCCAGCGCCAAAACACATGCTCGTGTGCTGAGCATGGACGGGGCGGGGGGTGATGTCCTGAGGGCCCCCCTGGCTGGCTCCAAGGCTGAGTTGGAGGCCCAGGCTGGGGTGGAGCTGGCTGCCGGTGAACCCACTGTGCTGTCTGCCGAGGCCCGCCGGGGACTTGCTGCCAACCAGCCTGGTTGGCGGGGGGAGCTACAAGAGGAAGGTGCTGTGGGGGGAG CAGCTGAGGAGACTGGCAAGAGGGACCACTCGAGCAATGTGAGGCGGACCCAGGCCATCCGGAGGCGCCACAACGCAGGCAGTAACCCCACTCCTCCAGCATCTGTCATGGGCTCACCCCCTAG CCTGCACGAGTCTCAGCGCGGCCGAGCTGCCTCCCATTCCCGGGCACTgacactgccctctgccctgcacTTCGCCTCCTCACTGCTGCTCACTCGGGCCGGAGCCAATGTGCACGAGGCCTGCACTTTTGACGACACCTCTGAGGGGGCTGTGCACTACTTCTACGATGAGAGCG GCGTGCGGCGTTCCTATACCTTCGGGCTGGCTGGAGGCGGCTATGAGAACCCTGTAGGACAGCAAGGGGAGCAGGCAGCCAACGGGGCCTG GGACCGTCACTCACATTCCTCCAGCTTCCACTCAGCTGACGTCCCTGAGGTGGCTGGTGGCCTGAACCTGCTACAGCCGAGGCCCGTGGTTCTGCAAGGCATGCAGGTGCGCCGCGTGCCTCTGGAGATCCCGGAG TTTGACCTGCTGGACCAGGACTCCCTGCACGAATCCCAGGAGCAGACACTGATGGAGGAGGCGCCCCCCCGTGCCCAGCACAGCTACAAGTACTGGCTTCTTCCTGGCCGCTGGACCTCTGTGCGCTACGAGCGGCTCGCCCTACTGGCCCTGCTGGACCG GACGCGGGGGCTGCTGGAGAACGTCCTCGGTGTCGGCCTGAGCAGCCTGGTTGCATTCTTGGGCTACCTGTTGCTGCTTAAGGGCTTTTTCACCGACATCTGGGTCTTCCAGTTCTGCCTGGTCATCGCCTCCTGCCAGTATTCACTGCTGAAG AGTGTCCAGCCTGACGCGGCCTCTCCCATGCAC GGCCACAACTGGGTGATCGCGTACAGCCGCCCGGTCTACTTCTGCATCTGCTGCCTGCTCATCTGGCTGCTGGACGCCCTCGGCTCGGCTCAGCCCTTCCCGCCCATCTCCCTGTACGGCCTCACgctcttctctgcctccttcttcttctgTGCTCGTGACGTGGCCACCG TGTTCACCTTGTGCTTCCCGTTCGTCTTTCTCCTGGGCCTCCTGCCCCAAGTCAACACCTGCCTCATGTACCTGCTGGAGCAGATAGATATGCATGGCTTTGGGGGGACAG CCGCCACCAGCCCACTCACTGCGGTCTTCAGCCTCTCCCGCAGCCTCCTGGCTGCTGCCCTGCTTTATGGCTTCTGCCTGGGGGCCATCAAG GCTCCTTGGCCGGAGCAGCACGTGCCAGTCCTCTTCTCAGTCTTCTGTGGCCTCCTGGTGGCATTGTCCTACCATCTGAGCCGGCAGAGCAGTGACCCCACTGTGCTCTG gtcccTGATCCGGAGCAAGCTCTTCCCTGAGCTGGAGGAGCGGAGTTTGGAGACAGCCCGGGCTGAGCCCCCAGACCCACTGCCAGAGAAGATGCGCCAGTCGGTG CGAGAGGTCCTGCACTCTGACCTGGTGATGTGTGTAGTGATCGCCGTGCTAACCTTTGCCATCAGCGCCAGCACTGTCTTCATTGCCCTGAAG TCGGTGCTGGGGTTCGTTTTGTACGCACTGGCTGGGGCCGTGGGCTTCTTCACACATTACCTGCTGCCACAACTCCGCAAACAGCTGCCCTGGTTCTGCCTGTCGCAGCCCGTGCTGAGGCCGCTGGAGTACAGCCAGTACGAAGTGCGTG GCGCTGCCCAGGTGATGTGGTTTGAGAAGCTGTACGCTGGCCTACAGTGTGTGGAGAGGTACCTCATTTACCCTGCGGTGGTGCTCAACGCCCTCACAGTGGACGCCCACACTGTCGTCAGCCACCCGGACAAGTTCTGCCTCTA CTGCCGGGCGCTGCTGATGACTGTGGCCGGCCTGAAGCTGCTGCGTTCGGCCTTCTGCTGTCCGCCCCAGCAGTATCTGACCTTGGCTTTCACGGTCCTGCTCTTCCATTTCGACTACCCGCGCCTCTCCCAGGGCTTTCTGCTAGACTACTTCCTCATGTCCCTGCTCTGCAGCAAG CTGTGGGACCTGCTGTACAAGCTGCGGTTCGTGCTGACCTACATTGCGCCCTGGCAGATCACGTGGGGCTCGGCTTTCCACGCCTTTGCCCAGCCCTTCGCCGTGCCAC ACTCTGCCATGCTGTTCATTCAAGCCCTGCTCTCCGCGCTCTTCTCCACGCCGCTCAACCCCCTGCTGGGCAGTGCCGTCTTTATCATGTCCTATGCGCGGCCCCTGAAGTTCTGGGAGCGCGACTACAA CACTAAACGTGTGGATCATTCCAACACCCGCCTGGTCACACAGCTGGACCGGAACCCTG GCGCTGATGACAACAACCTCAACTCCATCTTCTATGAGCACTTGACACGCTCGCTGCAGCACACGTTGTGTGGGGACCTGGTGCTGGGCCGCTGGGGCAACTATGGCCCCGGTGACTGCTTCGTCCTGGCCTCCGACTACCTCAACGCCCTGGTGCACCTCATCGAGGTTGGCAATGGCCTTGTCACCTTCCAGCTGCGTGGCCTTGAGTTTCGGG GTACGTACTGCCAGCAGCGCGAGGTGGAGGCCATCACGGAGGGTGTGGAGGAGGACgagggctgctgctgctgtgagCCTGGCCACCTGCCACGGGTCCTGTCCTTCAACGCTGCCTTTGGGCAGCGCTGGCTGGCCTGGGAGGTGACGGCCAGCAAGTACGTGCTGGAGGGTTACAGCATCAGTGACAACAACGCAGCCTCCATGCTGCAGGTCTTTGACCTCCGCAAGATTCTCATCACCTACTATGTCAAG AGCATCATCTACTACGTGAGCCGCTCACCAAAGCTGGAGGCGTGGCTGAGCCACGAGGGCATCTCGGGGGCCCTGCAGCCTGTTCGGGCGCCTGGCTATGCTGACTCGGACCCCACCTTCTCCCTGAGTGTGGATGAGGACTATGACCTTCGCCTCTCCGGCCTCTCGCTGCCCTCCTTCTGCGCGGTGCACCTTGAATGGATCCAGTACTGTGCCTCCCGGCGCAGCCAG CCCGTGGATCAGGATTGGAATTCACCGCTGGTCACTCTGTGTTTTGGCCTGTGTGTGCTGGGCCGCCGGGCCCTGGGGACAGCCTCGCATAGCATGTCTGCCAG CCTGGAGCCCTTCCTCTACGGCCTGCATGCCCTGTTCAAGGGGGACTTCCGCATCACATCCCCACGGGACGAGTGGGTCTTTGCTGATATGGACCTGCTTCATCGCGTGGTGGCGCCTGGGGTTCGCATGGCCCTCAAGCTTCACCAG GACCACTTCACATCGCCAGATGAGTACGAGGAGCCTGCCGCCCTGTACGATGCCATCGCAGCCAACGAGGAGCGGCTGGTCATCTCCCACGAGGGCGACCCGGCCTGGCGCAGCGCCATCCTCAGCAACACGCCCTCACTGCTGGCGCTGCGCCATGTCCTGGATGACGCCTCTGACGAGTACAAGATCATCATGCTCAACCGGCGTCACCTGAGCTTCCGAGTCATCAAG GTGAACCGAGAGTGTGTGCGTGGCCTGTGGGCCGGGCAGCAGCAGGAGTTGGTGTTCCTGCGCAACCGTAACCCAGAGCGGGGCAGTATCCAGAACGCCAAGCAGGCGCTCCGCAACATGATCAATTCCTCCTGTGACCAGCCGCTCGGCTACCCCATCTACGTGTCACCCCTCACCACCTCACTGGCTGGCAGCCACCCCCAGCTGCGGGCACTGTGGGGTGGCCCCATCAGCCTGGGCGCCATTGCCCGCTGGCTTCTGCACAGCTGGGAGAG GCTTCATAAGGGCTGTGGTGCTGGTTGCAATAGTGGTGGGAACGTGGATGACTCCGACTGTGGTGGAGGCGGTGGCCTGACCTCCCTCAACAATAACCCCCCACTGGCACATGCTACACCTGAGAACACAGCAG GCAGTGGCGACCAGTCTCTCCCACCAGGCACTGGCTGGGGCCCAAGGCCCTCCCTTAGCAGTTCTGGTGATGGGCGCCCCCCGTCTTTGCCACAGTGGCCGCCCCCTCGGCTCCCTGGACTCCCCCCTGCTTCACCAGCTTCCGCTGAGGGTCCCCGGCCCTCAAGGGCGCCTGGGCCTGGTCTCCTCTGTTCTGAGGGTCCCAGTGGAAAGTGGAGCCTTGGGGGTCGGAAGGGACTGGGGGGATCTGAGGGGGAGCCAGCCTCAGGGAGCCCCAAAGGAGGCACCCCCAAATCTCAG gTGCCCCTAGACCTCAGCCTCAGCCTGGACATCAGCACCAATACCTCAGCCCCCAGAGCCGCCCAGGACACTCCTGGCTTGGACAGCAGTGCTCCTGAGAGTGACACCCCCACAGAGGCCCCGGGTGACTGGCCTGCCCCTGCTGAGGAACGCGAGAGCCCAGCCGCCCAGCCCCTTCTGGACCATCAGTACTGA